In Desulfurococcaceae archaeon MEX13E-LK6-19, the genomic window GAGAGATGCGATATCGAAGAGATTACCCGGGTTCTGAGAAGAATATTCATGGAAAGCGATGTAAAGTCTAGAGAGTATTTATGGGCACTAGAGTTCATCAAGGCGTTCAAAGCTAATGCCAAAGAAGACAAGGTACTCGAGCTTGCATTGAAGATGTTCACGAGAGAAGTTAGAGGCAAGTTATTGAGGGACACGAGTCCAACAACAATAGTTTCTGTTCATGAAGAAAACTTCTACTTGTCAATGGGTCTCCTAACTATATGGGAGTATCTCGCCATAGTTGGAGTTCATGATAGTATAGGAGCCTATATATCAAGTCTAATTGATGAGCTGTGGGATGATATTGCTTTAAACTACAATAAAGTAAGGGATCTAGCTAAAGCAGTTATTGAAGGACCTCTATCTATGTTGCCGGAAAATATAGTCTTTAACGTAGTGAAAGAGATCATGGGGAAAAGCGATAAAGAGGATACATTATTGTTTAAGATAGAGCTACTTTACTCGTTAACAGAGTGGTATAACCCAAAGATACTGCTTTACGATGACAAACATAGGGAACTACTCATAAAATCTATGAAGAATATCTTGAAGAAGATCATTGAGCTAACCGGGAGGAATCCTGAGAAATCAATTTCCCTAATGAAGGAATTCATGGTTACTCTAGGAAGGATAGACAAGTTGTGTCTAACACAACTTATGGATACAAAACCGTGTGATACCATTAGAGAATCGATAGTCAGGGAAATGATGATGTTATTTACTGTAGCTAAAGAGAAAGGATACATCTAAGAAACATACTAGCAACGCTGAATCATTTAAGATTCTAGTTCAATGAGTTTCAATAAGTTCTTAGTAAAACTTGATGCAGACGGGCATACGTGTATACATTTTCTACAGCTATCACATTTATCTGGCTCTATTTCTCCTGGCTTGATTGCTCTTCTTGGACACGTTATCTGGCATAGGCCGCAGCCGTAGCATAGGCTGATCATGAAGATCATTGGCGCCACTTTCTTAATGATACTCTTTACCACCTTGGGGTTTCTTGTGCACACTTCTATTCTTCCATCATTATAGACTCTAGCCTTGTGTTCTCCAATACTAACTTCTACATAGTTGTCTTTCCTGGTTCCCTTTAACCCTGTGATCTTGAGGTATTTCACGTATTTGTCTAAGTCTACTCCACGTATATTGTGTAGATGTATTATCTTGCATAACTTGTTCTCTGTCGAGACTTCTATTGCTAGCGAAGCGTAGTGGGATACACTGGTTTCGATGATATCTCTTGCTTTGAGCCCTAGTTTTTTGACCAAGAATATTATCTCGCTGGGGTACCCGAATCTCCACCTCCATAAACCATAGTCTACCCATGGACGTGGCAGTCTCGTTTCTCTAGCATAGCGTGAGAGGTACCTGTACCATCTATCCCATAGGCTTCTATGTGTCTCTCTCACTGCATCTATTTCGGCGAGCCTGCTTGTCGGGCAGAGATAGCATCCTATTCTCTCATAGCCCATTTTATACAAGGGGTTCAGTGGGAGTCCACGGTACTCAATGTACATGAATACCTCTAGGCTAGTCCAGTTCTGTATAGGAGCGGCAATGTAGTCGAATGCTGTTGACCCACTTGGCGCTAGTCTCCCTGCTAGTGCTCTCGAGGTGCTCTCGTATCTCCTCTGACCAACAATACTGACAATCCTGTCGAACTTCTTCTTGAGTACGCGGGCTACGAAACTAAGCTTGATTACTTTGCAGCACCACCTATAGTCTCTCGCTGGGGGCCC contains:
- a CDS encoding phosphoadenosine phosphosulfate reductase family protein, with translation MGRRLKGLEATRLFRSIVPLVYWSRDLGVPVFSYDRRRYGELFRIKLVPPGDIRPAFEKDVEVTRRAVEESYGRELADRVFGKQPLVLLNKVQSIDASDEVIVSGYSIGIREYDIYSRKWVFKPMYYGVKLIADEELAPFIVATKTIHEDDVLSQGDYRGKPPSDLKWIPIASRNQDVYGLGKNMRDGRIRVAKVWRLSRDFYFEPERKTLRDLVEANSEHLDALERDAIEFLKTIDKYGTPLINISGGKDSTSAAYTAVLAGYNKAVFLDTGIEFPETIETVEKVVEKLGLDLIRIEAGDTFWRALSVYGPPARDYRWCCKVIKLSFVARVLKKKFDRIVSIVGQRRYESTSRALAGRLAPSGSTAFDYIAAPIQNWTSLEVFMYIEYRGLPLNPLYKMGYERIGCYLCPTSRLAEIDAVRETHRSLWDRWYRYLSRYARETRLPRPWVDYGLWRWRFGYPSEIIFLVKKLGLKARDIIETSVSHYASLAIEVSTENKLCKIIHLHNIRGVDLDKYVKYLKITGLKGTRKDNYVEVSIGEHKARVYNDGRIEVCTRNPKVVKSIIKKVAPMIFMISLCYGCGLCQITCPRRAIKPGEIEPDKCDSCRKCIHVCPSASSFTKNLLKLIELES